From a single Granulicella aggregans genomic region:
- a CDS encoding response regulator, with protein sequence MKKALVVDDSRAIRTMLSRILVRYGFEVAQAGDGSEALVVLEQHHGDFDLLCVDYNMPVMNGLELLSEMREQPRFDDIPIMMVTTETQIDFITSALALGANEYVMKPFTDVMVLEKLQTLGLVPYE encoded by the coding sequence ATGAAGAAGGCACTCGTCGTCGACGATTCAAGGGCCATCCGCACCATGCTCTCGCGCATCCTCGTCCGCTACGGCTTCGAGGTCGCGCAGGCCGGTGACGGATCGGAGGCGCTGGTCGTGCTCGAACAACACCACGGAGACTTCGATCTGCTCTGCGTCGACTACAACATGCCCGTGATGAACGGTCTCGAACTGCTGAGCGAGATGCGCGAGCAGCCGCGCTTTGACGACATCCCCATCATGATGGTCACCACCGAGACGCAGATCGACTTCATCACATCAGCTCTCGCGCTCGGGGCCAACGAATACGTTATGAAACCGTTCACCGACGTCATGGTTCTTGAAAAGCTACAGACCCTCGGTCTCGTTCCTTACGAATGA
- a CDS encoding chemotaxis protein CheW: MTPSTEDSRQYATFRVADLFLGVEVLKVQELIRRQEMSPVPLAPRAIEGLINLRGQIVIAIDTRRSLGLPPAEGEDTRVNIAIRSGDSVISLLVDEVCDVIDLPLSARAPVPENMPYEQRQMIECVFRAKDELMLVLDTNNVFENACS, from the coding sequence ATGACCCCATCGACTGAAGACTCCCGCCAATATGCAACCTTTCGCGTTGCAGATTTGTTCCTCGGTGTTGAGGTGCTGAAAGTCCAGGAGCTTATCCGCCGCCAGGAGATGAGTCCCGTGCCGCTCGCGCCGAGGGCCATCGAAGGCCTCATCAACCTGCGCGGACAGATCGTCATCGCCATCGACACTCGCCGAAGCCTCGGCCTTCCGCCCGCCGAAGGCGAAGACACGCGCGTGAATATCGCCATTCGCTCCGGCGACTCCGTCATCAGCCTGCTCGTCGACGAGGTCTGCGACGTCATCGATCTTCCCCTCTCCGCGCGCGCTCCCGTTCCGGAGAACATGCCCTACGAGCAGCGCCAGATGATCGAATGCGTCTTCCGCGCCAAGGACGAACTCATGCTCGTCCTCGATACCAACAACGTCTTTGAGAACGCCTGCAGTTGA
- a CDS encoding methyl-accepting chemotaxis protein produces the protein METNLENVHEEAQQVADPIDLVRRLAAVARTQAVVELDLDGKILFTNDVFARLVGSTANALVGTLHSSLLRSADQRSPENRQLWDDLRQGKFHSGTYRMLSADGDPIWFEGSFNAIPSSDGKGNRVVMFAHDITKVELERQDSRAILATVNRMNMFAEYSPEGIILTVNENFTKAFGYDASEIVGQNISRLNFSDATSQEEFSELWGIVLSGRHKNQAFKRKSKDGRVIWIGGTFAPVLDDKGGVVKIISITSEITQRIVDEENRNRQLEETKHTKAMIEFTNEGIILDANDNFCHVMGYTLPEIKGKHHRIFVDPAYAASREYVQFWEDLNRGKFQTSEFRRIDKNGKDVWIEATYSPLFDINGKVDRVTKLATDITAQVRAKADAEAAETREKAATAELRHKVDSLLAVVAATANGDLTQTVTVTGEDSIGQLAAGLTKLITDLRSSISGIGQTAGALSAASSQLLKISQQVLTNSDGSLQKAKTVSQNSEQVSANVSIVAASSEEMLASIREISKSASGASRIARTAVSMADETTQTIGKLGVSSQEIGKVIKVITSIAQQTNLLALNATIEAARAGEAGKGFAVVANEVKELAKETARATGEISLKIEAIQNDTKAAVKAIGDVSSIINEVNDISGTIASAVEEQTATTNEIGRNVTDAARGTGDIARNITLVAESAESTTAGARDTETAAKELTEMANQLQVLVQRFRIAA, from the coding sequence ATGGAAACGAATCTCGAAAATGTACACGAAGAAGCACAGCAGGTAGCGGACCCGATTGACCTCGTTCGCCGGCTCGCCGCCGTCGCTCGTACCCAGGCTGTGGTCGAACTCGATCTCGACGGAAAGATTCTCTTCACGAACGATGTCTTCGCGAGGCTGGTGGGTTCTACTGCGAATGCGCTTGTAGGCACGCTGCACAGTTCGCTTCTTCGCTCAGCGGACCAACGCTCACCCGAGAACCGGCAGCTGTGGGACGATCTCCGCCAGGGCAAGTTTCACAGCGGTACTTATAGGATGCTCTCTGCCGATGGCGATCCCATCTGGTTCGAAGGCTCGTTCAATGCCATCCCGAGTTCGGACGGCAAGGGCAACCGTGTCGTCATGTTCGCCCATGACATCACGAAGGTGGAGTTGGAGCGGCAGGACTCGCGCGCGATTCTCGCTACCGTGAATCGCATGAATATGTTCGCCGAGTACAGCCCGGAAGGAATCATCCTCACCGTGAATGAAAACTTTACAAAGGCCTTCGGATACGACGCCTCCGAGATCGTCGGACAGAACATCTCACGGCTCAACTTCTCCGATGCCACCAGCCAGGAAGAATTCAGCGAACTGTGGGGCATCGTCCTCTCGGGGCGGCACAAGAACCAGGCCTTCAAGCGCAAGTCGAAGGACGGCCGCGTCATCTGGATCGGTGGCACCTTCGCGCCAGTGCTGGACGATAAAGGCGGTGTGGTCAAGATCATCTCCATCACCAGCGAGATCACCCAGCGCATCGTCGACGAAGAGAACCGCAATCGCCAGTTGGAAGAGACCAAGCACACCAAGGCGATGATCGAGTTCACCAATGAAGGCATCATCCTCGACGCCAACGACAACTTCTGCCACGTGATGGGCTACACGTTGCCAGAGATCAAGGGCAAGCACCACCGCATCTTCGTCGATCCCGCATACGCAGCCAGCCGCGAGTATGTCCAGTTCTGGGAAGACCTGAACCGCGGCAAGTTCCAGACCAGCGAGTTCAGACGCATCGACAAGAATGGCAAGGATGTCTGGATCGAGGCCACCTACAGTCCGCTCTTCGACATCAATGGCAAGGTAGACCGCGTCACCAAGCTAGCCACCGATATCACCGCGCAGGTGCGTGCGAAGGCCGACGCGGAGGCCGCTGAGACTCGCGAAAAGGCCGCCACCGCCGAGCTCCGCCACAAGGTCGACTCTCTGCTCGCCGTTGTCGCCGCGACTGCCAATGGCGACCTTACGCAAACCGTCACGGTCACTGGTGAAGACTCCATCGGCCAACTCGCTGCCGGCCTCACGAAGCTCATCACCGATCTCCGCTCCAGCATCTCCGGCATCGGGCAGACTGCCGGAGCTCTCTCCGCAGCGTCGTCGCAGCTGCTCAAGATCAGCCAGCAGGTGCTCACCAACTCCGATGGCTCCTTGCAGAAAGCCAAGACCGTATCGCAAAACAGCGAACAGGTCTCCGCCAACGTCTCCATCGTCGCGGCAAGCTCGGAAGAGATGCTCGCATCCATCCGCGAGATCTCGAAGAGCGCTTCGGGTGCATCGCGCATCGCCCGCACCGCAGTGAGCATGGCCGACGAGACGACCCAGACCATCGGCAAACTCGGCGTCTCCAGCCAGGAGATCGGCAAGGTCATCAAAGTCATCACGTCAATCGCTCAGCAGACCAATCTGCTCGCCCTCAACGCGACTATCGAAGCGGCCCGCGCAGGTGAAGCAGGCAAGGGCTTCGCGGTTGTCGCCAACGAGGTCAAAGAACTCGCGAAAGAGACTGCCCGCGCCACCGGCGAGATCAGCCTGAAGATCGAAGCCATCCAGAACGACACCAAGGCTGCGGTCAAGGCCATCGGAGACGTAAGCTCCATCATCAACGAGGTCAACGATATCTCAGGAACCATCGCTTCGGCGGTCGAAGAGCAGACCGCGACCACCAATGAGATTGGCCGCAACGTGACCGATGCTGCGAGAGGCACCGGCGACATCGCCCGCAACATCACCCTGGTGGCGGAGTCGGCGGAGTCTACCACTGCCGGGGCGCGCGACACCGAGACCGCCGCCAAGGAACTCACCGAGATGGCCAACCAGCTTCAGGTGCTCGTACAGCGCTTCCGCATCGCCGCATAA
- the cysS gene encoding cysteine--tRNA ligase: MVEPLAPVGAPAFRMYACGPTVYDYGHIGNFRTFLHVDVLRRFLKQQGVPVQHVMNITDVDDKIIRNAAAAGKSIEDYSAKFERAFFEDMEWLGIEKPEHLPRATDSIPEMVALIQKLAEKDTAYQIEDGSWYFRIANFPEYGKLAKKDLEGLEDGARVDNDEHEKDAARDFALWKAVKPTSSGEAERHWETSLGPGRPGWHIECSAMATKYLGESFDLHAGGEDLMFPHHENEIAQSESATGHTFARHWMHVRFLLVEGRKMSKSDNNFFTLRDLLLKGYRASAIRFLLISVPYRHQLNFTFDGLIESTNAIDRLRTFHQRMLKGGFAAGLNPEIATATAKARAVYTASLANDLNTAEARAAIFDLVRAANSAADAGTLQSENVTEIISVLTLFDGVFAVLTDNDAAITREAIAWAEREDRMDEVAANLVETLAFSDADIDALVAERTQAKKSRNFARADAIRNDLLAKGILLEDGKDGVRWKRK, from the coding sequence ATGGTTGAACCCCTCGCTCCCGTCGGCGCCCCGGCGTTCCGCATGTACGCCTGCGGCCCCACCGTCTACGACTACGGTCACATCGGCAACTTCCGGACTTTCCTGCATGTCGACGTTTTACGTCGATTCCTAAAGCAGCAGGGCGTGCCCGTGCAGCACGTCATGAACATCACCGACGTGGACGACAAGATCATCCGTAACGCCGCCGCCGCCGGCAAGTCCATCGAAGATTATTCTGCCAAGTTCGAGCGGGCATTCTTCGAAGACATGGAGTGGCTCGGCATCGAGAAGCCGGAGCACCTGCCGCGTGCGACCGACTCCATCCCCGAGATGGTCGCCCTGATCCAGAAGCTCGCCGAAAAAGACACCGCCTACCAGATCGAAGACGGAAGCTGGTACTTCCGCATCGCCAACTTCCCCGAGTACGGCAAGCTCGCGAAGAAGGATCTCGAAGGCCTCGAAGACGGTGCCCGCGTCGATAATGACGAGCACGAAAAGGACGCCGCCCGCGACTTCGCCCTCTGGAAGGCCGTCAAGCCTACGTCGTCTGGTGAAGCCGAGCGCCACTGGGAGACCTCGCTTGGCCCCGGCCGTCCCGGCTGGCACATCGAGTGCTCCGCCATGGCCACCAAGTATCTTGGCGAAAGCTTCGACCTACACGCCGGCGGCGAAGACCTCATGTTCCCGCACCACGAGAACGAGATCGCCCAGTCCGAATCCGCCACCGGCCACACCTTTGCGCGGCACTGGATGCACGTCCGCTTCCTGCTCGTCGAAGGCCGGAAGATGTCGAAGTCCGACAACAACTTCTTCACCCTCCGCGACCTGCTGCTGAAGGGCTACCGCGCCTCCGCGATCCGTTTCCTCCTGATCTCCGTCCCGTACCGTCACCAGCTCAACTTCACCTTCGACGGCCTGATCGAATCGACCAACGCGATCGATCGTCTGCGCACCTTTCACCAGCGTATGTTGAAGGGCGGATTCGCCGCCGGACTGAACCCCGAGATCGCCACAGCCACGGCGAAGGCCCGCGCCGTTTATACCGCCTCGCTGGCCAACGACCTGAACACCGCCGAAGCCCGCGCCGCCATCTTCGATCTTGTCCGAGCCGCGAACTCCGCCGCCGACGCCGGTACGCTGCAATCTGAAAACGTAACCGAAATCATCTCCGTGTTGACGCTCTTCGACGGCGTCTTCGCTGTCCTCACCGACAACGACGCCGCCATCACCCGCGAAGCGATCGCCTGGGCCGAGCGCGAAGATCGCATGGATGAGGTCGCCGCAAATCTCGTCGAGACGCTGGCGTTCAGCGACGCCGACATCGATGCTCTCGTAGCCGAACGCACCCAGGCCAAGAAGTCACGCAACTTCGCCCGCGCCGATGCGATTCGCAACGACCTGCTCGCAAAAGGGATTCTGCTCGAAGACGGCAAAGACGGCGTCCGCTGGAAACGCAAATAG
- a CDS encoding protein-glutamate methylesterase/protein-glutamine glutaminase, producing MTMLLESSHSQATKIRVLVVDDSSLIRRMVSRIFESDPEIVLTGTARNGIDALSKLGEMKPDVVTLDVEMPEMDGLQTLREISKTYPSVRVIMLSSLTERGTSTTLDALMHGASDYVTKPTQGTESAYEQLAVQLLSKVKQLFPKLNSNKLAASVARANATSSAPALSHPPAEICCIGVSTGGPSALYDIWGQFPKNFPLPIVLVQHMPAMFTQMLADRLHSVGSIPVVEGKEGMMLMPGQAVIAPGGYHMRVARQGRELIVTLDEGPKENSCRPAVDVLFRSVVEVLGGRAIAAILTGMGQDGLLGVQALKARGAVILAQDEATSVVWGMPGAVVAAKAADYVLPLDRIVPEILKSIRYR from the coding sequence ATGACGATGCTTCTCGAAAGCAGCCACTCCCAGGCGACCAAGATCCGCGTCCTCGTCGTCGACGACTCCAGCCTCATCCGCCGGATGGTCTCGCGCATCTTCGAAAGCGACCCCGAGATCGTCCTCACCGGCACCGCGCGCAACGGCATCGACGCGCTAAGCAAGCTCGGCGAGATGAAGCCGGATGTCGTCACGCTAGACGTAGAGATGCCCGAGATGGACGGCCTCCAGACGCTTCGCGAGATCTCGAAGACCTATCCCTCCGTGCGCGTCATCATGCTCAGCAGCCTCACGGAGCGCGGCACAAGCACCACACTCGACGCCCTGATGCATGGCGCAAGCGACTACGTCACTAAGCCCACGCAGGGCACGGAGTCGGCCTACGAGCAGCTTGCCGTGCAGCTCCTCTCCAAGGTCAAACAACTCTTCCCGAAGTTGAACTCCAACAAGCTCGCGGCAAGCGTCGCCCGCGCCAACGCTACCTCCTCCGCGCCAGCTCTCTCGCATCCTCCGGCGGAGATCTGCTGCATCGGCGTCTCCACCGGTGGCCCCAGCGCGCTCTACGACATTTGGGGACAATTTCCGAAGAACTTCCCTCTGCCCATCGTGCTCGTGCAGCACATGCCGGCGATGTTCACGCAGATGCTAGCCGACCGGCTGCACAGCGTCGGCTCCATCCCTGTCGTCGAAGGCAAGGAAGGCATGATGCTGATGCCCGGTCAGGCCGTCATCGCTCCCGGCGGCTATCACATGCGTGTCGCGCGGCAAGGCCGCGAGCTCATCGTGACCCTCGACGAAGGCCCCAAGGAAAACTCCTGCCGCCCCGCTGTCGATGTCCTCTTCCGCTCCGTCGTTGAAGTTCTGGGAGGCCGCGCCATCGCCGCGATCCTCACCGGCATGGGCCAGGACGGTCTGCTCGGCGTGCAGGCACTGAAGGCCAGGGGTGCCGTCATCCTCGCGCAAGACGAGGCCACCAGCGTCGTCTGGGGCATGCCCGGTGCCGTAGTCGCCGCCAAGGCCGCCGACTACGTTCTTCCCCTCGACAGAATTGTTCCCGAGATCCTCAAGAGCATTCGATACCGATGA
- a CDS encoding CheR family methyltransferase translates to MTNPNPISRLEYPGSQSASAAPLISPRNYTFLQTYIYRESGIVLDEDKQYLFESRLRPIVVREGLASIDALCDLVATGRSPALATRVIDAMTTNETLFFRDTAIFEVMKTQVLPELIAAAGSRKLRIWSAASSTGQEAYSLAITLLEARIDPGRVEIIGTDLCEQVVERAATGKYVQFEVGRGMPILLLMKYFTKVGLDWQIKPEVRNMVHFQKLDLRGSFAALGKFDLVLCRNVLIYFDAATKEQIIASIHKTILPGGMLVLGCAETLISVDHKYERKVFGHSTFYAVR, encoded by the coding sequence ATGACGAATCCAAACCCCATATCGCGCCTCGAATACCCTGGCTCCCAGTCGGCCAGCGCCGCGCCGCTGATCTCGCCGCGCAACTACACCTTCCTGCAGACCTACATCTATCGCGAGTCCGGCATCGTGCTCGACGAGGACAAGCAGTATCTCTTCGAGAGCCGCCTTCGTCCTATCGTCGTGCGCGAAGGTCTAGCCTCCATCGATGCACTCTGCGACCTGGTCGCAACAGGCCGCTCGCCCGCGCTCGCCACGCGAGTCATCGATGCGATGACCACCAACGAGACGCTCTTCTTCCGCGATACAGCCATCTTCGAGGTCATGAAGACACAAGTTCTTCCGGAGCTGATCGCCGCTGCTGGTTCACGCAAGCTTCGCATCTGGTCGGCTGCGTCCTCCACCGGGCAGGAGGCCTACAGTCTCGCCATTACGCTGCTCGAAGCACGCATCGATCCCGGCCGAGTGGAGATCATCGGCACCGACCTCTGCGAACAGGTCGTCGAGCGCGCGGCAACAGGCAAGTATGTTCAGTTTGAAGTGGGCCGCGGCATGCCCATTCTTCTCTTGATGAAGTACTTCACCAAGGTCGGCCTCGACTGGCAGATCAAGCCTGAGGTCCGCAACATGGTCCACTTCCAAAAGTTGGACCTTAGGGGAAGCTTCGCCGCACTCGGGAAATTCGACCTTGTTCTTTGCCGGAACGTGCTTATCTACTTCGACGCCGCGACCAAGGAACAGATCATCGCCTCCATCCACAAGACGATCCTGCCTGGAGGCATGCTTGTCCTCGGCTGTGCCGAGACGCTCATCAGCGTCGATCACAAGTACGAGCGCAAGGTCTTCGGTCACTCCACCTTCTACGCCGTTCGATAG
- a CDS encoding hybrid sensor histidine kinase/response regulator, with the protein MDVNEQEERDEDIRQFLIESNENLATLDDEIVKLEKTPENNALISSVFRTIHTIKGTCGFFGFDLLSATAHITENILAQARAGQRTLTPDVISLILEAVDKIKILLVNIEQTGVEGDVDCAELIGRLEKCHDACGSEAAQAAPAAPPPVPAPPAPMVAPVAVAAAPAPVVVASPPAPAPVAAPPPPLVQPAPPPPPPPAPVAAAPPPTPAPPPAPAAPAAPAKAPAASTDSTIRVDVGLLDKLMNLVGELVLARNQLLQNSSTQSSSLQKTTQRLNLITSELQEGVMKTRMQPIGVVWNKLPRVVRDLASQVGKQISIEMIGADTELDKTIIEAIKDPLTHIVRNSCDHGVENPATRTAKGKDPEGRLLLRAFHEGGVVNIEITDDGAGIDPNKMRTKAIEKGLITEEQAAQMNDQSARELIFAPGFSTAEKVTSISGRGVGMDVVKTNIEKIGGNVEILEGKPYGTTIRIRIPLTLAIIPGLIVSLTPKPAGQHGSIARDERFVVPQANLLELVRVEGPKIEERIKSLHGTPIFHYRGQLLPLVYLRRILGKAMPEGDPEAVSIVVLQAENRSLGLVVDAIHDTQEIVVKPLGRQLKGLDCYLGGTIMGDGLPALILDVAGLARLANLQGRNSSATVDSSRSGPQQAALPTKMLLLFRAGNFHRIAVPLPLVARLEKIPTNTVERAAGHAVLHYRGDILPLVDLASVLEPGSGHDAFAEEIIQLIVFTDGARRIGVIVDQIVDIVDEAVTVRRGAAAPGLLGSAVIGGKITDLLDLHAVVSAGGGNWLNSDDIGSQGHTILLLDSCLPAREMIAEYLGASGFDVTSANSVGDAMPRIRQSRFDIVIAAVPEGRSGFDTLKALRRDKQFDRTPILGLVDHPEQLDAYVPDGLSYDARIMRSNRDELIASISALVRPSGHYHQAMYEEAA; encoded by the coding sequence ATGGATGTGAACGAACAAGAGGAGCGGGACGAAGACATTCGCCAATTCCTCATCGAGAGCAACGAAAACCTCGCCACGCTCGATGACGAGATCGTCAAACTCGAAAAGACGCCCGAGAACAACGCGCTGATCTCCAGCGTCTTTCGCACGATCCATACCATCAAGGGAACGTGCGGCTTCTTTGGCTTCGACCTGCTCAGCGCCACCGCACACATTACCGAGAACATCCTCGCCCAGGCCCGTGCGGGCCAGCGCACGCTCACACCCGACGTCATCTCCCTCATCCTCGAAGCGGTCGACAAGATCAAGATTCTGCTGGTGAACATCGAGCAGACCGGCGTCGAAGGTGATGTCGATTGCGCTGAACTCATCGGCCGCCTGGAAAAGTGCCACGACGCCTGCGGCTCCGAAGCGGCGCAAGCTGCCCCTGCCGCACCACCACCTGTGCCTGCGCCACCCGCTCCGATGGTGGCCCCGGTTGCAGTTGCCGCAGCACCCGCTCCTGTTGTCGTAGCCTCACCGCCCGCGCCAGCTCCGGTAGCCGCACCGCCTCCTCCGCTCGTGCAGCCTGCTCCACCGCCACCGCCCCCACCAGCTCCAGTCGCTGCGGCACCGCCTCCAACGCCAGCGCCTCCTCCAGCACCAGCCGCGCCTGCTGCTCCTGCCAAGGCCCCCGCCGCTTCTACCGACTCCACCATCCGCGTCGATGTCGGCCTGCTCGACAAGCTGATGAACCTCGTCGGCGAGCTCGTCCTCGCCCGCAACCAACTCCTCCAGAACTCCAGCACGCAAAGCTCCTCGCTCCAGAAGACCACGCAGCGCCTGAACCTCATCACCAGCGAGCTGCAGGAAGGCGTGATGAAGACGCGCATGCAGCCCATCGGCGTCGTCTGGAACAAGCTGCCGCGCGTCGTGCGCGATCTCGCCTCTCAGGTCGGTAAGCAGATCTCGATCGAGATGATCGGTGCTGACACCGAACTCGACAAGACCATCATCGAGGCCATCAAGGACCCGCTTACGCACATCGTCCGTAACTCCTGCGATCACGGCGTAGAGAACCCCGCGACGCGCACCGCCAAGGGCAAGGATCCCGAAGGCCGCCTGCTGCTGCGCGCCTTCCACGAAGGCGGCGTCGTCAACATCGAGATCACCGACGACGGCGCAGGCATCGACCCCAACAAGATGCGTACCAAGGCCATCGAGAAGGGCCTCATCACCGAAGAGCAGGCCGCGCAGATGAACGACCAGTCCGCCCGCGAGCTGATCTTCGCCCCCGGCTTCTCGACCGCCGAGAAGGTGACCAGCATCTCCGGTCGAGGCGTCGGCATGGATGTGGTCAAGACCAACATCGAGAAGATCGGCGGCAACGTTGAGATCCTCGAAGGCAAGCCCTACGGCACCACCATCCGCATCCGTATCCCGCTTACGCTCGCGATCATCCCCGGCCTCATCGTCTCGCTCACGCCGAAGCCCGCTGGCCAACACGGCAGTATCGCCCGCGACGAACGCTTCGTCGTCCCGCAGGCGAACCTCCTCGAACTCGTCCGCGTCGAAGGCCCCAAGATCGAAGAGCGCATCAAGAGCCTGCACGGCACCCCGATCTTCCACTATCGCGGCCAGCTACTTCCGCTCGTCTATCTCCGCCGGATCCTTGGAAAGGCCATGCCCGAGGGCGACCCAGAGGCCGTCAGCATCGTCGTCCTGCAAGCGGAGAATCGCAGCCTCGGCCTCGTCGTCGATGCGATCCACGACACGCAGGAGATCGTCGTCAAGCCACTCGGTCGCCAGTTGAAGGGCCTCGACTGCTACCTCGGCGGCACCATCATGGGCGACGGCCTGCCCGCCCTCATCCTCGATGTCGCCGGCCTCGCACGCCTCGCAAACCTTCAAGGCCGCAACTCCTCAGCCACTGTCGATTCCTCGCGATCCGGTCCGCAGCAGGCCGCGCTGCCTACCAAGATGCTGCTGCTCTTCCGTGCCGGAAACTTCCATCGCATCGCTGTCCCCCTGCCGCTCGTCGCCCGCCTGGAGAAGATTCCCACCAACACGGTCGAGCGCGCCGCCGGCCACGCCGTGCTGCACTATCGCGGCGACATCCTCCCGCTCGTGGATCTCGCCTCCGTGCTCGAGCCCGGCTCCGGCCACGACGCCTTCGCGGAAGAGATCATTCAGCTTATCGTCTTCACCGACGGCGCTCGCCGCATCGGCGTCATCGTCGACCAGATCGTCGACATCGTCGACGAAGCCGTCACCGTCCGCCGCGGCGCTGCGGCTCCGGGGCTGCTCGGCTCCGCGGTCATTGGCGGCAAGATCACCGACCTCCTCGACCTACACGCCGTCGTCAGCGCCGGGGGAGGGAACTGGCTCAACTCCGACGACATCGGCTCGCAGGGCCACACCATCCTTCTGCTCGACTCCTGCCTGCCTGCCCGCGAGATGATCGCCGAGTACCTTGGTGCTTCGGGCTTCGATGTCACCTCTGCCAACTCCGTCGGGGATGCCATGCCACGCATTCGCCAGTCGCGATTCGACATCGTCATCGCTGCGGTACCGGAAGGCCGTTCCGGCTTCGATACGCTCAAGGCCCTTCGCCGCGACAAGCAGTTCGACCGCACGCCTATCCTCGGCCTCGTCGATCACCCCGAGCAGTTGGACGCATACGTCCCCGACGGCCTCTCCTACGACGCCCGCATCATGCGCTCGAACCGCGACGAACTCATTGCATCCATCTCCGCCCTCGTCCGTCCCAGCGGGCACTATCACCAGGCTATGTACGAGGAGGCGGCATGA
- a CDS encoding chemotaxis protein CheX — translation MLAELLTPENIDVQITVAQQAFTVLADIEVFPVPPAPELVVLDPNEIADIRATICYMGESEGSIRIECSPSIAFAFTERMTGAELPQAFNEDVRDAIGELINTIGGNLKGLLPAGTRINTPLVFPQPADKLHHHEPEPQLSCLNFNSQFGPFRIVLLDTLPDAA, via the coding sequence ATGCTTGCCGAACTCCTCACTCCCGAAAACATCGACGTTCAGATCACGGTCGCGCAGCAGGCCTTCACGGTTCTGGCCGACATCGAAGTCTTCCCTGTTCCGCCAGCCCCCGAACTGGTGGTCCTCGATCCCAACGAGATCGCCGACATCCGCGCCACCATCTGCTACATGGGCGAGTCCGAGGGCAGCATTCGCATCGAGTGCAGCCCCTCCATCGCCTTCGCCTTCACCGAGCGCATGACCGGAGCCGAGTTGCCGCAGGCCTTCAACGAAGACGTCCGCGACGCCATCGGCGAACTCATCAACACCATCGGCGGCAACCTCAAAGGCCTGCTGCCGGCGGGCACACGCATCAACACGCCGTTGGTCTTCCCCCAGCCTGCGGACAAGCTCCACCACCATGAGCCCGAGCCACAGCTAAGCTGCCTCAACTTCAACTCGCAGTTCGGCCCCTTCAGGATAGTGCTCCTCGACACCCTTCCCGACGCGGCCTAG
- a CDS encoding response regulator yields the protein MRALIIDDSLLLRKMVQKAVNTAIPAINQFEYAGDGQEAVQVLRSALRSKQTYDLIVTDTNMPKMSGLEFMERIQKEKLCPGTHIIMITTENSPEHVARAKAAGSKGNISKPFTAEQVRAVLGPLFPGK from the coding sequence ATGCGTGCGTTGATAATCGATGATTCACTTTTGTTGCGGAAGATGGTGCAGAAGGCGGTGAACACCGCGATTCCCGCGATCAACCAGTTTGAATATGCCGGAGATGGACAGGAAGCAGTGCAGGTACTGCGCTCCGCGTTGCGCAGCAAGCAGACGTACGATCTGATTGTGACCGATACGAACATGCCGAAGATGAGCGGCCTGGAGTTCATGGAGCGGATACAGAAGGAAAAGCTCTGCCCGGGCACGCACATCATCATGATCACGACGGAGAACAGCCCGGAGCATGTGGCTCGAGCGAAGGCGGCTGGGTCGAAGGGGAACATCTCCAAGCCGTTTACAGCGGAGCAGGTACGGGCGGTGCTGGGGCCTTTGTTTCCCGGTAAGTAA